Proteins encoded within one genomic window of Abditibacteriota bacterium:
- the atpH gene encoding ATP synthase F1 subunit delta, translating to MKERTLVRRYTQSLFAVGEKQGLTDRLREDLDRIAGAWDNEDLRRVLAAPSILISDREKKEVLGALFSSHVSQIAMNFLSLLVDRNRTDILGACREDFEALVYESRNIDVARVESAFPLTDGQRQRLTEALEKHLGKKLIVGSVTVNPELIGGLRVTVSDDVLDFSLAAAMTDLKRSLLSL from the coding sequence ATGAAAGAGCGCACCCTTGTCCGGCGCTACACCCAGAGCCTTTTTGCCGTAGGCGAAAAGCAGGGCCTGACTGACCGTCTCCGGGAGGACCTGGACCGTATAGCCGGCGCCTGGGACAACGAGGACCTGCGAAGGGTCCTGGCGGCTCCCTCCATACTGATCTCGGACCGGGAGAAAAAAGAGGTCCTGGGGGCCCTTTTTTCCTCTCACGTCTCGCAGATCGCCATGAACTTTCTCTCGCTGCTGGTGGACAGGAACCGCACGGACATCCTCGGGGCGTGCCGGGAGGACTTTGAGGCTCTGGTGTATGAGAGCCGCAACATAGACGTGGCCCGGGTGGAAAGCGCCTTTCCCCTGACCGACGGCCAGCGCCAAAGGCTCACCGAGGCCCTGGAAAAGCATCTGGGCAAAAAGCTGATCGTGGGCAGCGTCACCGTAAACCCCGAGCTCATAGGAGGCCTGAGAGTCACCGTGTCCGACGACGTGCTGGACTTCTCACTGGCCGCTGCCATGACCGATTTAAAGCGCTCTCTCTTGAGCCTTTAG
- the atpF gene encoding F0F1 ATP synthase subunit B, producing the protein MKRVLFTALALTLTLGCCAFAAEEEAEPIWQQGAVFLLQAVGFVITVLLLKKWLFVPVSNLFAQREAEIEDNYLKSEAARDAAMSEKEKYEARMAQCDEEIYNKTAAAAREAQKQADNTVAKAREEADRRLRLAQDEIAMEKEKAMKEVRRVAVNMGMQVAEKVLRDKVTPEDNSRLVDDFIDRLDGEAK; encoded by the coding sequence ATGAAAAGAGTACTGTTTACGGCTCTGGCGCTGACCCTGACTCTGGGGTGCTGCGCCTTCGCGGCGGAGGAAGAAGCCGAGCCTATCTGGCAGCAGGGAGCGGTATTTCTGCTCCAGGCGGTAGGCTTTGTCATCACCGTCCTCCTGCTGAAAAAGTGGCTGTTCGTGCCTGTCTCCAACCTGTTTGCCCAGAGAGAGGCCGAGATAGAGGACAACTATCTGAAGAGCGAAGCCGCCAGAGACGCCGCCATGAGCGAAAAAGAGAAGTATGAGGCCCGGATGGCCCAGTGCGACGAAGAGATCTACAACAAGACCGCCGCTGCGGCCCGGGAGGCCCAGAAGCAGGCGGACAACACGGTCGCCAAGGCCAGAGAAGAGGCCGACAGAAGGCTGAGGCTGGCCCAGGACGAGATAGCCATGGAAAAGGAAAAGGCTATGAAAGAGGTCCGCCGGGTGGCTGTCAATATGGGCATGCAGGTGGCCGAAAAGGTGCTGCGGGACAAGGTGACCCCGGAGGACAACAGCCGTCTCGTGGACGACTTTATCGACAGACTGGACGGGGAAGCCAAATGA
- the atpB gene encoding F0F1 ATP synthase subunit A codes for MIEYGSWLSFLYKLGVPGWIPDSLLISFFIMLCLCIAAFCLTRNLRPRNPGKPQIALEYIMKALMGFVDNLCPSEKKILRPVLGTTFLLILFSNYIGIVPGFISPSSKVLFPVTMALMAFVFIQVMGFMRKGFGYLKHFVGEPVWLAPLNIPIHVIGEIARPISLSCRLYGNIYGEEMVICVLMYITLYVMGANIVPLRIIPLQLPMMLFGLFSGFIQAFIFTLLVGQYISMAVSHEEE; via the coding sequence ATGATAGAATACGGTTCCTGGTTATCCTTTTTATACAAGCTGGGGGTGCCCGGGTGGATACCCGACTCCCTGCTCATATCCTTTTTCATCATGCTGTGCCTGTGCATAGCAGCCTTTTGCCTGACCAGAAACCTCAGGCCCCGCAATCCCGGCAAGCCTCAGATAGCTCTCGAGTATATCATGAAGGCTCTCATGGGCTTTGTGGACAATCTGTGCCCCTCCGAGAAAAAGATCCTGAGGCCCGTCCTGGGGACCACCTTTCTCCTGATACTCTTTTCCAATTACATCGGCATAGTGCCCGGCTTCATCAGCCCCTCCTCCAAGGTGCTCTTCCCCGTGACCATGGCCCTCATGGCCTTTGTGTTCATCCAGGTCATGGGCTTCATGCGCAAGGGCTTCGGCTACCTGAAGCATTTTGTGGGCGAGCCCGTCTGGCTGGCGCCCCTCAATATACCCATCCACGTCATAGGCGAGATCGCCAGGCCCATCTCCCTCTCCTGCCGTCTCTACGGCAACATCTACGGGGAAGAGATGGTGATCTGCGTGCTCATGTATATCACCCTGTACGTGATGGGCGCCAACATCGTCCCCCTGAGGATCATCCCCCTGCAGCTGCCCATGATGCTGTTCGGGCTGTTCTCGGGCTTTATACAGGCTTTTATCTTCACACTGTTGGTCGGCCAGTACATCAGTATGGCCGTATCCCACGAAGAAGAATAG
- a CDS encoding AtpZ/AtpI family protein has protein sequence MEDQDQPLSPRDTELFIAGIQIAVCFLLCAGAGYWLDMKCHTGSRYTCWGVALGLVSGLGNFVRALIGALRDKR, from the coding sequence ATGGAAGACCAGGATCAGCCTCTGTCTCCCAGGGACACGGAGCTGTTTATCGCAGGCATCCAGATAGCCGTGTGCTTCCTGCTGTGCGCGGGAGCCGGCTACTGGCTGGATATGAAGTGCCACACCGGCAGCAGATACACCTGCTGGGGCGTGGCCCTGGGGCTGGTGTCCGGCCTGGGCAACTTTGTCCGGGCTCTCATAGGAGCGCTGCGTGATAAAAGGTGA
- the atpA gene encoding F0F1 ATP synthase subunit alpha, which translates to MAVSIRPDEIAGILQTHIEAYGEKIYETNIGTVLEVSDGIARVYGLSDAMMSELIEFPNGVMGMVMNLEEDNVGCILLGSEEGIGEGDRVKRTGRVIDVPVGEGLLGRVVDALGNPLDGKGAVVAHERRNVETKAPGIIARQPVKESLATGLKAIDSMIPIGRGQRELIIGDRQTGKTAIAVDTIINQKHSDVVCIYVAIGQKLSTVASVVSTLEKHGAMEYTTVVSASASDAAALQYIAPYSGCAMGEYFRDNKKHALIIYDDLSKHAVAYREVSLLLKRPPGREAYPGDIFYLHARLLERAAKLSNELGGGSLTALPIVETQAGDISAYIPTNIISITDGQIFLISDLFYSGVRPAIDVGQSVSRVGSSAQTKAMKKVTGSLKIDLARYWDVVEFAKFSSDLDKATMDQLTRGKRIVEILKQPQYEPLELTDECFIIYAASNGMLDDVEPEDCAAFEKGLREYMNEKHPQIAQRIGETGVIDDSSMEALKKAVLEYKDTLKH; encoded by the coding sequence ATGGCTGTTAGTATCAGACCTGACGAGATCGCAGGCATTCTGCAGACTCACATAGAAGCCTACGGCGAAAAAATATACGAGACCAACATAGGCACCGTGCTGGAGGTTTCAGACGGCATCGCCAGAGTGTACGGCCTGTCCGACGCTATGATGAGCGAGCTGATAGAGTTTCCCAACGGTGTCATGGGAATGGTGATGAACCTGGAGGAGGACAACGTAGGCTGCATCCTTCTGGGCTCCGAGGAGGGCATCGGCGAAGGCGACCGGGTCAAAAGGACCGGCCGCGTCATCGACGTGCCCGTAGGCGAAGGCCTGCTGGGCCGGGTGGTGGACGCTCTGGGCAACCCTCTGGACGGCAAGGGAGCCGTGGTGGCCCATGAGAGGCGCAACGTGGAGACCAAGGCGCCGGGCATCATAGCCCGCCAGCCCGTGAAGGAATCCCTGGCCACGGGCCTCAAGGCCATCGACTCCATGATACCCATCGGCAGAGGCCAGAGAGAGCTCATTATCGGCGACCGCCAGACAGGCAAGACCGCCATCGCGGTGGATACTATCATCAATCAGAAGCATTCGGACGTGGTGTGCATCTACGTGGCCATAGGACAGAAGCTGTCCACCGTGGCCTCCGTGGTGAGCACTCTGGAAAAGCACGGCGCCATGGAATACACCACCGTGGTGTCCGCCTCCGCTTCCGACGCCGCCGCCCTGCAATACATAGCGCCCTACAGCGGCTGCGCCATGGGCGAGTATTTCAGAGACAACAAGAAGCACGCCCTCATCATCTACGACGACCTGTCCAAGCACGCCGTGGCCTACCGCGAGGTATCCCTGCTGCTGAAGCGTCCCCCCGGACGCGAGGCCTATCCCGGCGATATATTCTATCTCCACGCCAGACTGCTGGAGAGAGCCGCCAAGCTGTCCAACGAGCTGGGCGGGGGCTCTCTGACCGCTCTGCCCATAGTGGAGACCCAGGCGGGCGATATCTCCGCCTATATCCCCACCAATATCATATCCATCACAGACGGACAGATATTCCTGATCAGCGACCTCTTCTACTCCGGCGTCCGCCCCGCCATCGACGTGGGCCAGTCGGTGTCCAGAGTAGGCTCTTCGGCTCAGACCAAGGCCATGAAAAAGGTGACCGGCAGCCTGAAGATAGACCTGGCCCGCTATTGGGACGTGGTGGAATTCGCGAAGTTTTCCTCCGATCTGGACAAGGCCACTATGGACCAGCTGACCAGAGGCAAGAGGATCGTGGAGATCCTGAAGCAGCCCCAGTACGAGCCTTTGGAGCTGACGGACGAATGCTTTATCATCTACGCCGCCTCCAACGGTATGCTGGACGACGTGGAGCCCGAGGACTGCGCCGCCTTTGAAAAGGGTCTCAGAGAGTATATGAACGAAAAGCACCCCCAGATCGCCCAGAGGATAGGGGAGACCGGGGTCATCGACGACAGCTCCATGGAAGCCCTCAAAAAGGCCGTCCTGGAATACAAGGACACTCTGAAGCACTGA
- a CDS encoding leucine-rich repeat protein: MTLYTSSFRLSPEQPGRMRTVRIPEGQEFITFDDLAPDATVRKLILPKSLVTCEIISRLPALESISVHKDNPYFSSSGGVLYNRDFTRLVKYPPARKAGRYEADPRTETIGKKAFCGARALKEVILGKAVRAIEPRAFHHTRCRVRVKEGNPFFTERADGLYSPEGDLRLARPGVSVFRPEGLQVIDGEVLDSEVRPLTEVYLPESLREVRGFPFVSCYRLRTVHVPGGFPAKYLPNIYTPALRELCIPEDAPYALREGGVYSRDGKTLYLQLGVYGCDVKVAEGAEEIADHAFVAGDYARITLPPSLKRMGRNLFVNFHAPACRQEELVLQSLPEMDETALLDTEVRLVSSIPEVKQLAEEHYKEYADKSELQYRFRIREETVTGGKGNLLDLTGLPGSVKEIAPEAFAGCFTLEKAVIPEGVRTIGARAFAHCPNLKEAWIPASVSNVGVNPFEGCTELKEIRVSPRNPYYTEVDGCLYDKDVTLLIACPPGLDRRVLRIPGTVTRIGHLAMINSMRVEEVFLPPSVIDIGKSAFAAGEQLKAIHIDNTYYSTDNHILSALGGHGQKVILGLPAGLAEDAPGLEDGTVLAAGSFARTRIRELRVPDSVVFIDAGAFTECAVEKVSLPGNCVIMPDAFAGCRLLRDVSFRGAPVLNPMAFNCCPSLSRKSRLKIRVMADFSRLRVSLGLQKLRKKQ, encoded by the coding sequence ATGACGTTATACACCAGCAGCTTCCGGCTGTCCCCGGAGCAGCCCGGGCGCATGCGGACCGTGCGCATCCCCGAGGGGCAGGAATTCATCACCTTTGACGACCTGGCGCCGGACGCCACGGTGCGGAAGCTGATCCTGCCTAAGAGCCTGGTCACCTGCGAGATCATATCCCGCCTGCCCGCTCTGGAGAGCATCTCCGTCCACAAAGACAACCCCTATTTTTCATCGTCCGGGGGAGTCCTGTACAATCGGGACTTCACCCGGCTGGTAAAATACCCCCCTGCCCGCAAAGCCGGCCGCTACGAGGCGGACCCCCGGACCGAGACCATAGGCAAAAAGGCCTTCTGCGGAGCCCGGGCCCTGAAGGAAGTGATCCTGGGGAAGGCCGTACGCGCTATAGAGCCCCGGGCCTTTCACCACACCCGCTGCCGGGTGAGGGTGAAGGAGGGCAACCCCTTCTTCACGGAGAGGGCCGACGGCCTGTATTCCCCGGAGGGGGACCTGCGCCTGGCCCGGCCCGGCGTATCGGTGTTCCGGCCGGAGGGGCTGCAGGTCATAGACGGAGAGGTGCTGGACAGCGAGGTCCGGCCCCTGACGGAGGTATATCTGCCCGAGAGCCTGCGGGAGGTGCGGGGCTTTCCCTTCGTCAGCTGCTACAGACTGAGGACCGTGCACGTGCCCGGGGGCTTTCCCGCCAAATACCTGCCCAATATATACACCCCCGCCCTGCGGGAGCTCTGCATCCCGGAGGACGCCCCCTACGCGCTGCGGGAGGGAGGCGTGTATTCCCGGGACGGCAAGACCCTGTATCTGCAGCTGGGAGTGTACGGCTGCGACGTGAAGGTGGCGGAGGGCGCGGAGGAGATAGCGGACCACGCCTTTGTGGCCGGCGATTACGCCAGGATCACCCTGCCTCCCAGCCTGAAGCGCATGGGCCGCAACCTCTTCGTCAATTTTCACGCGCCGGCCTGCAGGCAGGAGGAGCTGGTGCTGCAGTCCCTGCCGGAGATGGACGAGACGGCCCTGCTGGACACGGAGGTCCGGCTGGTGTCCTCTATACCGGAGGTGAAGCAGCTGGCGGAAGAGCACTACAAGGAATATGCGGACAAGTCGGAGCTGCAGTACCGGTTCAGGATACGGGAGGAGACCGTGACGGGCGGCAAGGGCAACCTGCTGGACCTCACCGGCCTTCCCGGCTCGGTGAAGGAGATCGCCCCGGAGGCCTTCGCCGGGTGCTTTACCCTGGAAAAGGCGGTGATACCGGAGGGCGTCAGGACCATAGGCGCCCGGGCCTTTGCCCACTGCCCCAATCTGAAGGAGGCGTGGATACCGGCCTCGGTGAGCAACGTAGGCGTCAATCCCTTTGAAGGGTGCACGGAGCTGAAGGAGATACGGGTGAGCCCCCGGAACCCCTATTACACAGAGGTGGACGGCTGCCTGTACGACAAGGACGTGACCCTGCTGATAGCCTGCCCTCCCGGCCTGGACCGCAGGGTGCTGCGCATCCCCGGCACCGTCACCCGCATCGGGCATCTGGCCATGATAAACAGCATGCGCGTCGAGGAGGTGTTTTTGCCCCCGTCGGTCATAGACATAGGCAAGTCCGCCTTCGCCGCCGGCGAGCAGCTGAAGGCCATACACATAGACAACACCTATTACAGCACCGACAACCACATCCTGAGCGCCCTGGGAGGCCACGGGCAAAAGGTCATACTCGGCCTGCCGGCAGGCCTGGCCGAGGACGCCCCCGGGCTGGAGGACGGCACAGTGCTGGCCGCCGGCTCCTTTGCCCGGACCCGCATCAGGGAGCTGAGGGTGCCGGACAGCGTGGTGTTCATCGACGCGGGAGCCTTTACCGAATGCGCCGTGGAAAAGGTGTCCCTGCCCGGCAACTGCGTCATCATGCCCGACGCCTTCGCAGGCTGCCGCCTGCTCAGGGACGTGAGCTTCAGGGGAGCGCCCGTGCTGAACCCCATGGCCTTCAACTGCTGCCCCTCCCTGTCCCGGAAGAGCAGGCTGAAGATCAGGGTAATGGCGGACTTTTCCCGGCTGAGAGTCAGCCTCGGGCTGCAGAAACTGCGGAAAAAACAGTGA
- the atpE gene encoding ATP synthase F0 subunit C, with product MNMVIYYAAMALAIGFGLPIAAMGCGIGQGLAIKGAMEGMARQPEASGKIQTAMLIGLALIESLTIYAFVVALIMLFMGIPSLKIK from the coding sequence ATGAATATGGTGATCTATTATGCGGCAATGGCTTTGGCCATCGGTTTCGGTCTGCCCATCGCAGCTATGGGCTGCGGCATAGGACAGGGTCTGGCTATCAAGGGAGCCATGGAAGGCATGGCCCGTCAGCCCGAGGCCAGCGGCAAGATACAGACCGCTATGCTGATCGGTCTGGCCCTCATCGAGTCCCTGACCATCTACGCCTTCGTTGTCGCCCTTATCATGCTGTTCATGGGTATCCCTTCGCTGAAGATCAAGTAA
- the atpG gene encoding ATP synthase F1 subunit gamma has product MANTKDIKKRIKSTRSIEKITAAMKVTSTTKLKRYQLAAEQARPYADAIMDMVRTLSAGASQINSPLFEVREKARVLIIVLGADGGLCGSYGANVLKKAEEAISHNSRSEIHVLPCGKKCVAWFAKKPYACEKQAEDLGRLTYAQVKEITGYAIDSFRSGLIDAVYLVYSRFVSAMSQKPTVKKLLPMTPMHEGIIDSSRLTMDMIFEPAMDEILGDLLPKYLNTVVYQAVNEAIASEHGARMTAMTSANTNAQDLLQELSLQYNKARQAIITNELIDIVNGVSGIK; this is encoded by the coding sequence ATGGCTAACACCAAAGATATCAAAAAGAGGATCAAGTCCACCAGATCCATCGAAAAGATCACCGCGGCTATGAAGGTGACCAGCACCACCAAGCTGAAGCGTTACCAGCTGGCCGCCGAGCAGGCCCGGCCCTACGCCGACGCCATCATGGATATGGTGCGGACCCTGTCCGCAGGGGCTTCCCAGATCAACAGCCCCCTCTTTGAAGTGAGGGAAAAGGCCCGGGTGCTCATCATAGTCCTGGGCGCCGACGGCGGTCTGTGCGGCTCCTACGGCGCCAACGTGCTGAAAAAGGCGGAGGAAGCCATCAGCCACAACAGCCGCTCGGAGATACACGTGCTGCCCTGCGGCAAGAAGTGCGTGGCCTGGTTTGCCAAGAAGCCCTACGCCTGCGAAAAGCAGGCGGAGGACCTGGGCCGCCTCACCTACGCCCAGGTGAAGGAGATCACCGGCTACGCCATAGATTCCTTCAGGAGCGGCCTCATAGACGCCGTGTATCTGGTGTATTCCCGTTTTGTGTCCGCCATGTCGCAGAAGCCCACGGTAAAAAAGCTGCTGCCCATGACGCCTATGCACGAGGGCATCATAGATTCGTCCAGGCTGACCATGGACATGATCTTTGAGCCTGCCATGGACGAGATCCTGGGGGATCTGCTGCCCAAGTATCTGAATACGGTGGTCTATCAGGCCGTGAACGAGGCTATAGCCAGCGAGCACGGCGCCCGCATGACCGCCATGACAAGCGCCAACACCAACGCTCAGGACCTGCTGCAGGAGCTGAGCCTGCAATACAACAAGGCCCGCCAGGCTATCATCACCAACGAGCTGATAGACATAGTCAACGGTGTCAGCGGTATAAAATAA